From Phenylobacterium montanum, the proteins below share one genomic window:
- a CDS encoding undecaprenyl-phosphate glucose phosphotransferase has product MIPSALHQRPPIEHDAGEAAVDPVVDVDRPRIERRGPMRPERLVSTRRRLRGFAVFYVFRAVDAVILAVLAAAAISLSTPAGAVAFSVAATSIAFALMTATLLATGGVYAFRKREKRREHLARVALTVMLAAAIATACLALVHAAPDMRQAVLLQAGLTLCVLPAAHSVWMALVRRWRRLGHLVQNVVVVGATENARLLIERAAAGGDIAVLGIFDDRHARAPAAIGGVPVLGDTEALIGHRIMPYVDRVVITVTASAQDRVRRLVERLDILPNDITLLLDQSAPDVTDQRLDRLVDLPLARLSGVRIRYRRVMAKRVQDLMFATLALALAAPLMAVIALAVKLDSPGPVFFRQKRQGFNNEEFVVLKFRSMRHDQRDSRAVKQVRLDDPRITRVGRFIRRTSLDELPQLFNVLSGEMSLVGPRPHAPGMKTGEATSASLVAHYAHRHRMKPGMTGWAAINGSRGPVDTPELVRRRVELDIAYIERQSFWFDLYIMLMTLPCLLGDRKVAR; this is encoded by the coding sequence ATGATCCCGTCCGCCCTGCACCAGCGTCCGCCGATCGAGCACGATGCGGGCGAGGCGGCCGTCGACCCGGTTGTCGACGTCGACCGGCCCCGAATCGAACGACGCGGCCCCATGCGCCCCGAACGGCTGGTCTCCACGCGCAGGCGGCTGCGCGGTTTCGCCGTATTCTACGTCTTCCGCGCGGTCGACGCAGTGATCCTGGCCGTTCTGGCGGCGGCTGCGATCAGCCTGTCCACGCCCGCAGGCGCTGTCGCCTTCAGCGTGGCCGCGACCTCGATCGCCTTCGCCCTTATGACTGCGACCCTGCTGGCGACCGGCGGCGTCTACGCGTTCCGCAAGCGCGAGAAGCGGCGCGAGCATCTGGCCCGGGTCGCTCTGACCGTTATGCTCGCCGCCGCCATCGCCACGGCCTGCCTGGCCCTTGTCCATGCCGCGCCCGACATGCGCCAGGCGGTCCTGCTGCAGGCCGGCCTGACCCTGTGTGTCCTGCCGGCGGCCCACAGCGTCTGGATGGCCCTGGTGCGGCGCTGGCGGCGGCTGGGACATCTGGTTCAGAACGTAGTGGTGGTCGGCGCGACCGAAAACGCCCGTTTGCTGATCGAGCGCGCCGCGGCTGGCGGCGACATCGCCGTCCTCGGCATCTTCGATGATCGCCACGCCCGCGCCCCGGCGGCCATCGGCGGCGTGCCGGTGCTGGGCGACACCGAGGCCCTGATCGGCCATCGGATCATGCCCTATGTCGACCGGGTGGTGATCACGGTCACCGCGAGCGCCCAGGATCGCGTGCGGCGCCTGGTCGAGCGCCTTGATATCCTGCCCAACGACATCACCCTGCTGCTCGACCAGAGCGCTCCCGATGTGACGGATCAGCGACTGGACCGTCTGGTGGACCTGCCCCTGGCCCGGCTGTCAGGCGTGCGCATACGCTACCGGCGGGTCATGGCCAAGCGCGTCCAGGATCTGATGTTTGCGACGCTGGCCTTGGCCCTCGCTGCGCCGCTGATGGCGGTCATCGCCCTTGCGGTGAAGTTGGACAGCCCGGGGCCGGTGTTTTTTCGCCAGAAGCGCCAGGGCTTCAACAACGAGGAATTCGTGGTCCTGAAGTTTCGCTCCATGCGTCACGACCAGCGCGACTCGCGAGCCGTGAAGCAGGTGCGCCTGGACGATCCGCGCATAACCCGGGTCGGCCGCTTCATCCGCCGCACCAGCCTCGACGAGTTGCCTCAGCTGTTCAACGTGCTATCGGGCGAAATGTCCCTCGTCGGGCCCCGCCCCCACGCGCCCGGCATGAAGACCGGCGAAGCGACCTCGGCCTCCCTGGTGGCCCACTACGCCCACCGCCATCGCATGAAGCCGGGCATGACCGGCTGGGCCGCGATCAACGGCTCCCGCGGCCCGGTCGACACCCCCGAACTGGTGCGCCGGCGGGTCGAGCTCGACATCGCCTATATCGAGCGCCAGTCGTTCTGGTTCGATCTCTACATCATGCTGATGACCCTGCCCTGCCTTCTGGGCGACCGCAAAGTCGCGCGCTAG
- a CDS encoding helix-turn-helix domain-containing protein produces MAIGRLSGALLSTNASRITHTTTEPVLGSGYLFYLMLRGELEIRSETLSATLTPGDMAFLEPAPSVEFIHGRGGGVTVALFLPAQQLAARACGRPLDLGRSFAGDSGLAACISALVSAATRNHDRLSAEEAGLLQNSLVDAIVHMGQAEESPVGYLLSARQAEALDAIKQAGLRRLDDPDLTPGQVACAAGVPVRTLHRLFQASGGTFRGWLRDRRLERCRIELLNGAPARDTVTTIAFRWGFNDLTSFSRAFRTRYGISPRQMRAGGDCQMGSASLRRGGLPSV; encoded by the coding sequence GTGGCAATCGGCCGACTGTCCGGCGCGCTGCTCAGCACCAATGCCTCCCGGATCACCCACACCACCACAGAGCCGGTCTTGGGTTCCGGCTATCTGTTCTACCTGATGCTGCGGGGCGAGCTGGAGATCCGCAGCGAAACCCTGTCTGCCACGCTGACGCCCGGCGACATGGCGTTCCTGGAGCCTGCGCCCAGCGTCGAGTTCATCCACGGGCGCGGCGGCGGCGTCACGGTCGCCCTGTTCCTGCCGGCCCAGCAACTCGCCGCCCGCGCCTGCGGCCGGCCGCTGGACCTCGGTCGTTCGTTTGCCGGCGACAGCGGCCTCGCTGCCTGCATCAGCGCCCTAGTCAGCGCCGCGACCCGCAACCACGACCGCCTGAGCGCGGAAGAGGCCGGGCTGCTGCAAAACAGTCTAGTCGACGCCATCGTCCATATGGGCCAGGCCGAGGAAAGTCCGGTGGGCTACTTGCTCTCAGCCCGCCAGGCCGAGGCGCTGGACGCGATCAAGCAGGCGGGCCTGCGGCGGTTGGACGATCCGGATCTGACGCCGGGACAGGTCGCCTGCGCCGCCGGCGTGCCGGTGCGGACCCTGCACCGGCTGTTCCAGGCCTCGGGCGGCACCTTCCGAGGGTGGCTGCGAGATCGCCGTCTGGAGCGCTGCCGCATCGAACTGCTGAACGGCGCGCCGGCCCGCGACACGGTGACTACGATCGCGTTCCGTTGGGGCTTCAACGACCTGACCAGCTTCAGCCGCGCCTTTCGTACGCGCTATGGCATCTCCCCGCGCCAGATGCGGGCGGGAGGAGATTGTCAGATGGGCTCTGCCTCTTTGAGGCGGGGTGGTCTTCCCTCAGTATAA
- a CDS encoding aldehyde dehydrogenase family protein: MWHRFRTWLRHVERCLAEGGRILTGGAPVLRLGTFFAPTVVVGLPANSVLNSEETFGPLAGLIPFDDESEAIRIANDTRSGLAAYFYTRDASRIFRISEALHYGMVGANTGAVSSETAPFGGVKESGIGCEGSRHGLDDYLNLKLTAIAVPM; this comes from the coding sequence ATGTGGCACCGCTTTCGAACGTGGCTGCGTCACGTCGAACGGTGCCTGGCGGAAGGCGGACGGATCCTGACGGGTGGCGCGCCGGTGCTCCGCTTGGGCACGTTCTTCGCCCCAACTGTCGTCGTAGGGCTGCCGGCGAACTCAGTGCTGAATAGCGAGGAGACCTTCGGGCCCCTGGCCGGCCTGATCCCCTTCGATGATGAGAGCGAAGCGATACGTATCGCGAACGACACCCGATCCGGACTGGCGGCCTACTTCTACACGCGTGACGCTTCACGGATTTTCCGGATCAGTGAAGCTCTTCACTACGGCATGGTCGGGGCGAATACGGGGGCGGTCTCGTCGGAAACCGCGCCGTTCGGGGGTGTAAAGGAGAGCGGCATCGGATGCGAGGGTTCAAGGCATGGCTTGGACGATTATTTGAACCTCAAACTAACCGCAATTGCCGTTCCCATGTGA
- a CDS encoding amidase, whose protein sequence is MPGQGSVGDTTMPFMTAGGMLDLLRRRRIGAVELLKLHLEQIEKANSAINAVVAPDAERALAVAAAADAMRVDEQACPPLLGLPMTVKDVFETEGLRTTCGMVALKDHVPTQDAEAVRRLKDAGAIVFGKTNVPEAASDHQTSNAVYGLTRNPHDRERTPGGSSGGAAAALAAGLTPLELGSDIGGSIRIPAHFCGVYGHKASFGVIPMRGHIPPGPGMLAPGDLGVAGPMARSAGDLELMFDILAAPDVWDRAALSLSLPPSRRERLADFRIAVWTNGPYAADTVTRTVLAGLTESLTRAGASVSEPPAPVDPAHSFDVYLRTLFAIVSGGAPLEALIGHAQANLPADVASYVQILTESARLQFAAWEGLREARHRIRRAWGEFFNNVDAVICPVAPTPAFRHDLAGEGFGYQLRRRRQVDGQDLPYLSQLMWPSLATVANLPATAVPVARSPEGLPVGVQIIGPYLEDRTTLRLAALIEQELSAVRPA, encoded by the coding sequence ATGCCTGGACAAGGCTCGGTCGGCGACACCACGATGCCGTTCATGACGGCCGGCGGGATGCTGGATCTGCTGAGGCGGCGGCGCATTGGTGCGGTGGAGCTGCTGAAACTGCACCTCGAGCAGATCGAAAAGGCCAATTCGGCGATCAACGCCGTGGTCGCCCCGGATGCCGAGCGGGCTTTGGCGGTCGCTGCGGCGGCGGACGCGATGCGGGTTGACGAGCAGGCCTGCCCGCCATTGCTGGGCCTGCCGATGACGGTGAAGGACGTCTTCGAAACCGAGGGTCTGCGCACCACCTGCGGCATGGTGGCGCTGAAGGACCATGTCCCTACGCAGGACGCCGAGGCCGTGCGGCGGCTGAAGGACGCCGGAGCCATCGTCTTCGGCAAGACCAATGTCCCCGAGGCGGCGAGCGACCACCAGACAAGCAACGCCGTCTATGGCCTGACCCGCAATCCGCACGATCGGGAGCGCACCCCCGGCGGCTCGTCCGGGGGCGCCGCCGCGGCCCTGGCTGCGGGCCTGACGCCCTTAGAGCTGGGCAGTGACATCGGCGGATCGATCCGTATCCCGGCTCATTTCTGCGGGGTGTATGGACACAAGGCCAGCTTCGGCGTGATCCCCATGCGCGGCCACATCCCCCCGGGACCCGGGATGCTCGCGCCTGGGGACCTCGGTGTCGCCGGACCCATGGCCCGCAGCGCCGGGGATCTGGAACTCATGTTCGATATCCTAGCCGCGCCGGATGTCTGGGACCGCGCGGCTTTGTCTCTGAGCTTGCCGCCGAGCCGGCGCGAGCGGTTGGCCGACTTCCGGATCGCCGTCTGGACTAACGGACCGTATGCCGCCGACACCGTGACCCGTACGGTCCTGGCGGGCCTGACCGAATCCCTCACGCGAGCCGGCGCTAGTGTCAGCGAGCCGCCGGCTCCGGTAGATCCGGCGCACAGCTTCGATGTCTATCTGCGCACCCTGTTCGCCATCGTGTCCGGCGGCGCGCCGCTGGAAGCCCTGATCGGGCATGCGCAAGCGAATCTGCCGGCCGACGTGGCGTCCTATGTCCAGATCCTGACCGAGAGCGCCCGGCTGCAGTTCGCCGCGTGGGAGGGGCTGCGCGAGGCGCGCCATCGGATCAGGCGAGCATGGGGGGAGTTTTTCAACAATGTCGACGCAGTGATCTGCCCGGTCGCGCCGACGCCGGCCTTCCGTCATGATCTGGCCGGGGAGGGGTTCGGCTACCAGTTGCGCCGACGCCGCCAGGTGGACGGCCAGGATCTGCCGTACTTGTCGCAGCTCATGTGGCCGAGCCTTGCCACGGTCGCCAACCTGCCGGCCACCGCCGTCCCCGTCGCGCGCTCGCCGGAGGGCCTGCCAGTCGGCGTGCAGATCATCGGTCCCTATCTGGAGGACCGCACCACCTTAAGGCTGGCCGCCCTGATCGAACAGGAGCTGTCCGCCGTTCGACCCGCCTAG
- the hfsF gene encoding polysaccharide biosynthesis protein HfsF, whose protein sequence is MFWRGVVGYLPVNIVQGVVGLLTIVVFTRVLSPADYGAYALAFSVMSLVHTLCFTWLEAAMARFYAAEAEGGRLPNHFATLFRTYALLALGLPLVAVPVLWAWPMAPALKLAVGAGLASILVRSLLKLAQERRRAAGDVSGAAMIDMAQTAGGFLVGAGLALAGLGGAAPLVGLGAAAAVCLIWALPAELRQAPGGRFERARINLYAAYGLPVSLSLILSLVLASTDRFVLAACLGQTSVGIYHAGYSLSNRTLDVMFIWLGMAGGPAAVAALERGGEKALRSVAHEQASLMVALTLPAAVGLALVARPLAGLMVGPALRDGAAQVTPWIGASAFLSGVTVYYFHTAFTLARRTPLLMLAMALPAMANLALNLLLVPRFGLQGALWATLASYGLGAVASFALGRMVLPLPVPWATFAKATLAALGMAAAVRLVPESGGLVELIAKAALGAVVYGGLALALDVGGLRDQAMRVGRMLQARMATP, encoded by the coding sequence ATGTTCTGGCGCGGCGTCGTCGGCTATCTGCCGGTCAATATCGTCCAGGGCGTGGTCGGCCTTCTGACCATCGTGGTCTTTACCCGTGTGCTGTCGCCGGCGGACTATGGCGCCTACGCCCTGGCTTTTTCCGTAATGAGCCTGGTCCACACGCTCTGCTTCACCTGGCTGGAGGCGGCCATGGCCCGGTTCTACGCCGCCGAAGCCGAGGGCGGCCGCCTGCCGAACCACTTCGCCACCCTCTTTCGAACCTACGCTCTCCTGGCGCTGGGCCTGCCGCTGGTCGCAGTTCCCGTGCTCTGGGCCTGGCCCATGGCGCCGGCGCTGAAGCTTGCGGTCGGCGCCGGCCTCGCCAGCATCCTCGTCCGCAGCCTGCTCAAGCTGGCCCAGGAACGCCGGCGCGCAGCCGGGGATGTCTCGGGCGCAGCGATGATCGACATGGCGCAAACCGCAGGCGGGTTCCTGGTCGGCGCGGGCCTCGCCCTGGCCGGCCTGGGCGGCGCGGCGCCCCTGGTCGGGCTCGGCGCGGCGGCGGCGGTCTGCCTGATCTGGGCGCTGCCTGCAGAGCTGCGCCAGGCGCCCGGCGGCCGGTTCGAACGCGCCCGCATCAATCTCTACGCCGCCTACGGCCTGCCCGTGTCGCTGTCGCTGATCCTGTCCCTGGTGCTGGCCTCGACCGATCGCTTCGTCCTCGCCGCCTGCCTGGGCCAGACCAGCGTCGGGATCTATCACGCCGGCTACAGCCTCTCGAACCGCACCCTGGACGTGATGTTCATCTGGCTGGGCATGGCCGGCGGCCCAGCCGCCGTTGCGGCGTTGGAACGCGGCGGCGAGAAGGCCCTGCGCAGCGTTGCGCACGAGCAGGCCTCGCTGATGGTCGCCCTGACGCTTCCGGCGGCGGTGGGCCTCGCCCTGGTGGCCCGCCCCCTGGCCGGACTGATGGTCGGCCCGGCCCTGCGCGACGGCGCGGCCCAGGTGACGCCCTGGATCGGCGCCAGCGCCTTCCTGTCCGGCGTCACCGTCTACTATTTCCACACCGCCTTCACCCTCGCCCGCCGCACGCCGCTCCTGATGCTGGCCATGGCCCTGCCGGCGATGGCCAACCTCGCGCTGAACCTGCTGCTCGTGCCCCGCTTCGGCCTCCAGGGCGCCCTGTGGGCCACCCTGGCCAGCTACGGCCTCGGCGCCGTCGCCTCGTTCGCGCTCGGACGTATGGTGTTGCCCCTGCCGGTCCCATGGGCGACCTTCGCCAAGGCGACCCTCGCGGCGCTCGGCATGGCTGCGGCCGTACGGCTGGTTCCGGAAAGCGGCGGCCTCGTGGAGCTGATCGCCAAAGCCGCCCTCGGCGCCGTCGTCTATGGCGGCCTCGCCCTCGCGCTCGATGTCGGCGGGCTACGCGACCAGGCCATGCGCGTCGGCCGGATGCTCCAGGCCAGAATGGCGACGCCATGA